Genomic DNA from Hordeum vulgare subsp. vulgare chromosome 2H, MorexV3_pseudomolecules_assembly, whole genome shotgun sequence:
gatagcgacgatacacatatacataacattgagaccaaaagagttagagttaacaatgatagcgccatgtttttgtggcactgccgcttaggtcatattggtgtaaaggactttttgagtcacttgactttgattcacttgacacgtgcgaaccatgcctcatgggaaagatgactaagactacgttctccggaacaatggagcgtgcaagtgacttgttggaaatcatacataccgatgtgtgcggtccgatgagtgtggaggcgtgcggcggatatcgttattttctcactttcagttacgatttgagtagatatggttatgtctacttgatgaagcacaagtctggaacgtttgagaagttcaagcaatttcagagtgaagttgaaaatcatcgtaacaagaagatcaagtttctacggtctgatcgtgggggtgaatatctgagtttcgagtttggtgcttacttgagacaatgtggaattgtttcacaattgacaccgcctggaacaccatagcgtaatggtgtgtctgaacgtcgtaatcgtactttattagagatggtgcgatctatgatgtctcttaccgatttgccgttatcgttttggggtcatgcattagagacaactgcattcactttaaatagggcaccatccaaatccattgagacgacaccatacgaactgtggtatgctaaaataccaaagttgtcatttcttaaagtttggggatgtgatgcttatgtcaaaaagcttcaccctcaaaagctagaacccaaagcggaaaagtgcgtcttcataggttacccaaaagagacagttgggtataccttctatctcaaatccgagggcaaagtgtttgtttataaaaacagagcttttcttgagaaggagtttctctcgaaagaattgagtgggaggcagatagaacttgatgaggttgtcaaacctctaatccctctagatggtggcgcagcgcaaggggaaacccctgtcattgcgaagccggttgaggaggaagttgatgatgatgatcatgaaactttggatcaagttcctatcggacctcccaggtctacaagatcacgtactcctcctgaatggtacggtaatcctgtcttatcgattatgttgttagacagcaatgaacctacgaattatgaagaagcaatggtggacccggattccaacaaatggctggaggccatgaagttcgagataggatccatgtacgaaaacaaagtgtggactatgGAAGTACTACCTCAAGgatgcaaggctatttagaacaaatggtctttaagaagaagacgaacgcagacggtaatgtgaccgtttataaagctcgacttgtggcaaagggtttttcacaagttcaaggagttgactatgatgagacattctcaccggtagcgatgcttaagtccgtccaaatcatgttagcaatagctgccttttacgattatgaaatctggcagatggatgtcaaaacggcgttccttaacggttttcttaaggaagagttgtatatgatgcaatccgaaggttttgtcgatccaaagaatgctaacaaagtatgcaagctccagcgatccatttatggactggtgcaagcgtctcggagttggaataagcactttgatgaggtgatcaaagcatttgggtttatacaagtggttggagaatcttgtatttacaagaaagtgagtgggagctctatggcgtttctaatattatatgtggatgacatattgctgattggaaacaacgtggagcttttggagagcataaaggattacttgaataaaagtttctctatgaaggacctaggagaagctgcttacattctaggcattaagatttatagggatagatcgagacgcctgataggactttcacaaagcacataccttgataaagttttgaggaagttcaaaatggatcagtccaacaaagggttcttgccagtattacaaggtataaattgAGTATGACTTAGTGCCCAACAACttcagaagatagagaacaaatgggtTCCGTCTCctgcgcttcagccgtaggttctatcatgtatgcaatgttgtgcactagaccagacgtcagcttggccataagtatggcaggcaggtttcagagtaatcccggagtggatcactggacggcgtcaagaatattctgaagtacctaaaaaggactaaggaaatgtttctcgtgttggggaacgtcgcatgggaaacaaaaattttcctacgcgcacgaagacctatcatggtgatgtccatctacgagaggggatgagtgatctacgtagccttgtagatcgtacagcagaagcgttagagaacgcggttgatgtagtggaccgtcctcacgtccctcgatccgccccgcgaacaatcccgcgatcagtcccacgatctagtaccgaacggacggcacctccgcgttcagcacacgtacagctcgacgatgatctcggccttcttgatacagcaagagagacggagaggtagaagagttctccggcagcgtgacggcgctccggaggttggtgatgatcttgtctcagcagggctccgcccgagctccgcagaaacacgatctagaggaaaaactatggaggtatgtggtcgggcagccgtgagaaagtcgtctcaaatctgccctaaaagccccatatatataggaggagggagggggaccttgccttggggtccaagggactcccaaggggtcggccgagccaagggggggaggactccccccccaaaccgagttggacttggtttggtgggaggagtccccctcccttcccacttcttccctctttttttttcttttcctttgattttcttatcttggcgcataggctcccttggggctgtcccaccagcccactaagggctggtgtgtcccccaaaagcctatgggcttccccggagtgggttgcccccctccggtgaactcccggaacccattcgtcattcccggtacattcccggtaactccgaaaaaccttccggtaatcaaatgaggtcatcctatatatcaatcttcgtttccggaccattccgaaaaccctcgtgacgtccgtgatctcatccgggactccgaacaacattcggtaaccaaccatataactcaaatacgcataaaacaacgtcgaaccttaagtctgcagaccctgcgggttcgagaactatgtagacatgacccgagagactcctcggtcaatatccaatagcgggacctggatgcccatattggatcctacatattctacgaagatctttatcgtttgaaccttagtgccaaggattcgtttaatcccgtatgtcattccctttgtccttcggtatgttacttgcccgagattcgatcgtcagtatccgtatacctatttcaatctcgtttaccggcaagtctctttacttgttccgtaatacaagatcccgcaacttacactaagttacattgcttgcaaggcttgtgtgtgatgttgtattaccgagtgggccccgagatacctctctgtcacacggagtgacaaatcccagtcttgatccatactaactcaactaacaccttcggagatacctgtagagcatctttatagtcacccagttacgttgcgacgtttgatacacacaaagcattcctccggtgtcagtgagttatatgatctcatggtcataggaataaatacttgacacgcagaaaacagtagcaacaaaatgacacgatcaacatgctacgtctattagtttgggtctagtccatcacgtgattctcccaatgacgtgatccagttatcaagcaacaacaccttgttcataatcagaagacactgactatcatcgatcaactggctagccaactagaggcatgctagggacggtgttttgtctatgtatccacacatgtaaatgagtcttcattcaatacaattatagcatggataataaactattatcttgatacaggaattataataataactatacatttattattgcctctagggcataattccaacatctcgtttatggaggtgacaaagagctcgtcgtaaaaggttacatcgatgcaagttttgacaccgatccggatgactccaagttgcaaacgggatacgtatttattcttaatgggggtgcagtaagctggtgcagttccaagcagagcgtcatagcagattctccaTGTGAAGAAGAGTACAttgctgcctcagaggcagcaaaggagggtgtctggatgaagcagttcttgacagatcttggagttgtgccgagcgcactaaatccattaactctgttatgtgacaacactggtgccattgccttagcaaaggaaccaaggtttcacaagaagaccagacacatcaaacgatgcttcaacctcatccgcgactacgtcgaagtagaggacgtgaatatttgcaaagtgcacacagatatgaatgtagcagacccgctgactaaacctcttccatgggcaaaacatgatcaacaccagaactgtatgggtgttcgatttattagaatgtaaatcgcatggcgatgtgaggactagattatttactctagtgcaagtgggagactgttggaaatatgccctagaggcaatgataaatagttattattatatttcttgtttaaagataatcgtttattatccatgctataattgtattgaatgaaaacatagatacatgtgtggatacatagacaagacaatgtccctagcaaacctttagttggctagccagttggtcaatgatagtcaaggttttctagctatatgcaagtgttgttacttgataactggatcacatcattaagagaatcatgtgatggactagacccaaactgtgaacgtagcatattgatcgtgtcgttttattgctattgttttctgcatgtcaagtatttattcctatgaccatgagatcatataactcactggcaccggaggaataccttgtgtgcatcaaacgtcacaacgtaactgggtgactataaaggtgttctacaggtatcttcgaaggtgtccgttgagttagtatggatcaagactgagatttgtcactccatgtgacggagaggtatctcggtgcccactcggtgatacaacatcacacacaagccttgcaagcaatgtgactaagtgtaagtcacgggatcttgtattacggaacgagtaaagagacttgccggtaacgagattgaaataggtatgcggataccgacgatcgaatctcgggcaagtaacataccgaaggacaaagggaatgacatacaggattatatgaatccttgacaccgaggttcaaccaataagatcttcggagaatatgtaggatccaatatgggcatccaggtcccgctactggatattgaccgaggagtgcctcggggcatgtctacatagttctcgaacccgcagggtctgcacacttaacgttcggcgatgttttagtatagttgagttatatgtgtggttaccgaatattgttcggtgtcccggataagatcacgaacgtcacaagggtttccgggatggtccggaaacgaagattgatatataggatggtttcatttgattaccggaaagtttcgggtaattccggaagtgtaccgggagtgaggaatgggttccaggagttcaccgggaggggcccacccacccgggagtgagcccaaggccatagggtggcaccacaagtccctagtgggctggtggagtcagcccaatggGCTCATGGCGCCacttaaagaaataccaaaaagaaaagaaaaagaaaaggaaaaaggggaggtgggaaggaaggggagaactcctccttccccaaaccgaattagaggaggagtcctcctcctccttggtcggcgcaccccttgagggcttggccctcaaggcaagcctcctccccctccctcctatatatagtggtcttttagggctgatttgagacaacttttgccacgtgcaactcaacccttgaccacatagttctacctctagatcgtatttctgtggagatcgggcggagccctgcaggagtagatcatcaccaccaccggagtgccgtcacgctgccggagaactcatctacttctccgtcttgcttgctggatcaagaagtccgagatcatcgtcgagctgtacgtgtgctgaacgcggaggtgccgtccgttcggcactagatcagaacggatcgtggaccaaatcgcgggacggttcgtggggtagatcgagggacgtgaagacgttcgactacatgaaccgcgtttcttaacgctttctgttgtgcgatctacaagggtacgtagatccaaatctcctctcgtagatgggcatcaccatgataggtcttcctgtgcgtaggaaattttttgtttcccatgcaacgttcccgaacAGCGGGGGGAGGGGGGAGAGGGGCGGTGGCTATGGCGGCGGTGCTGACGCTTGTGAGGACCAACGGATCATGTTGGCGTTCGGGAGGGGGGTGGGTGTGGGGGAGCTTATTTCTATGAATTGGGCGGGCGAGGATTAGATACATACGTAATTTTTGGTCAACAACATGTGCAAATTTGAAATATTTGTTGAAGTGGCGCGTCCGACCGAGGGCTGCCACAGTTGTTTGACACAGTAGGGGCAAGCACTATGCATCACCCCTAGAACTATATTCTGCCAAAACTAAGCGTCCGACAAGGATAACTAGTGGCAGTTTCGTGTCAGTGCTCGCCAATGCTCTGTTGTCTAGCTGTGTCGGGTGATACTTGTAAATTGCGTTGGGATTTTTTATGaataggaggggatgatgcagcacaatagaggtaagtatttccttaaTGAGAAACAATGTTATCGAACCAACAGGAGGACCACACAAATTTCCATCTTCAGCGCCTACACATAAAAGAACATACAATTGCACTCAAAAGGATACTAATATATTGCACCTCGGGTTTTGCAAAGTATGGCAAAGCAAAGAGAACAACACATGATAATCAATGGTTCACTAGAATATCATTCCTTAAATTATAGGGATAAATATGCATGTCCACGGTTTCGCTATTGGCTATTCAACAAAAGGGATGTTTTATGCCTATGTTGTATCAATCTATTTTTGTTATTTTGTACTATGTTTTCTAATGTATATGCCTATATTTTTTTAAACACAATACAGACGCAGTCGTTCATATTCACGCGCATACACTTACACTTATAAGCGCACATACGtacatatcatcttgagatttttTAAGTCGTCGTTGGTGCCTCATCGTTGACGAAAACGGCTCCTCCAACTGAATGCGCATCGTcggaaatcctgaaataaattcagaaataaataCGAGCTGTAGGATTTGAACGCTTGTGGGGTAGGGATATTACATTTCCTCTAACCGCAGTTCGGTTCGCATATGTCTATAGGGGTGAGTGCATATATATGTGTTCACGAGGGTCTGCGTCTAAGATGTAATTATAAAAGGAAATACTATACAGGGTCATATCTCTGCATTTTTTAGACGTTGTTATAGACAGCTTCGATGATCATCTTGCTCTTTGGTGGCCCACAGAAACCCAATCGATCTGGCCATCCATTGTGGGATCGAATGGCTGACTATCAGTATTCGATTGGAAACTTCCAATGTTCTAATTCTATGGTTGGAGGCGCCGTGATTCCCGGGGCCCCACACCACCCCATTCCAAGGACACCACCGCTGAGCTGGCGGGACCCACCTTAGCCGATGCAGGGAGCTACTCCGTAATAAGCAATGTCACCAGTCTCAGAAGTCATCCCGGTAGCCTTCGCCTCTATATAAGCTCTGCGCCTTCTTCCCTCCCCTTTGCACCATCAATCACCACTGCCTACTGTTTGCAAGCTGGTAGCAAGAACCTACAACCTTGTCAAGTCAAGCGAAACAGCATGACTGGCGTGTGGGTATTTGAAGACGGGATCGTGAGGCGGGCGGACAGCGAGGCGCCCAGCCGCGGCGGCGGGAGCGGTGGGCGGCCGGGCAAAGTGCTGATGCATGTGCCGAGCGGCGAGGTGGTGACCTCGTACGATGTCCTGGAGCGGCGGCTGGGAGAGCTGGGGTGGGAGCGCTACCTCAACGACCCGTGCCTCCTCCAGTTTCACCAGCGTTCCACCGTGCACCTCATCTCAGTCCCCCGCGACTTCGCCCGCCTCAAGCTCGTCCACATGTACGACGTCGTCGTCAAGACGCGGAACGTCTTCGAGGTCCGCGACGCGTGACGGCGTGAGCTTGCTAGCTTCCGTGTCTGCCCTGGGTAAGATACCATTTCGAGGTCCGCGACGCGTGACGGCGTGAGCTTGCTAGCTTGCGTGTCTGCCCTGGGTAAGATACCATGAGATCGTCTTCGTCTACGCGGCAGGACGGCCGGCCGCCATATATatttttgaactgcggctgccataTATATATCACGGTACttcgtatgtattgtactgtattTGTGCGATCGAACTACCACGGTACTACGTGCGCGTGCGTGTGGCTTTGCTGGTCCGCATGTGTGTAGCTCAATATACGGCCGGGGTCGTCTGGTGCTATCTCCAGCCGAATAGTTTGTACATATATATTatatgggaaactcttaccttcCACCGTCGGATTCAAATAAACTGTCCACCGCTTCCTCGTCCCGCGCATCAGTCGATTTCTGAAAACTGGGGTACAGTTTTTGAAACTGGGCAGTTGTTTCAGAGAAATTGTCCAGTCCGTGCTCCGCCCCGACGACCTCGCGTAGCCGGCCTGCTGTgtctcgccgcccctccgccGTCGGCTGCTGCAGCCCCGCGGCCCCCTCTGCTGCCGGCCTGCTGTGGCCCcgccaccccctccgccaccggTCCCGCACGCCCCACCGTGGTGCGTCGCCGCCGGCCGATCCTGCCGCCACCGGAGCCCCAGCCACCGGCGCCGGAGCCCCCAGCCATCGCCGTCGCGTTCCTGCCGCCGGCCGACTCGCGTCGGCCCTGCCTCCCCGCGCCGGACCGGATCCCGGCTGGGGTAGTGcttctgcaacaagcaaattgtttctgaaactcgaccgttgtttcaggaattaacggatccaaagtttattttttgcaacaaagcgaaagtttctgcaactcgagcATCGTTTCAGGAATTGCGTCCAGAGCGGATCAGACGCAGAGGATCGGACGGCTACACGCCCGAGATCGAACGGCTGTTCAGCTGATGGATATTTAATAAATATCCACCGATAGATGCGTAGCAGTCTCCATATTATATTGTCTTGTATGGTCTGTGAAGCTTGACTGATAGGTTCAGTGAATGGAATCAATCATTCATGccctaaaaatgaaaaataaataagagatttcccttaattagttaatttagaTCTTTCTGTGCAAATTAGGGCTTTCATTCCTGCCAATTTACATGGAACAAATGTAACCAAAAATATAGATAAACAGAAATTTTTACGCCCCGCTCAAAATAATAGTGTTTTCTGCAGATATTAGTAATTAGTTAGGGCATATACAATAGTGTTATTTTAGGAGAATGCCATGTTGGATAAATGATGAGGTGAaggagagaaaactcataagaaaatgtttgtcttcttttatttaacagagaacaacaaGTGATCTATTTGCACAATATGTCTCACCATCTTTTTAGGAATAACTAGTCTCTGAACATCAGGCTAAAAGTTGACCCATTATAAAACAATTTTTTATCATCTTTAAATTACATGTAAGACTTAAAATAAAACCATTTTATCAATCATTGTACATGTCTTTATAACTCAAGAAAGTTAAAAACGAATACATGTCCAAATGCACTCGCCCTTGAGAGTACAGACAGGTCCAGAGCATAGAAACTCCATGGTACGAACACAGATTATTTACACTCAACGAGTTAAGCTCGCACCCCTGTTGTCTACGAGGGGGGTTGCATTCCGGGAAGACCCGGCACGTTCTGTCTTGCCATACGAATGACATTTACATGTTTTCTTTAATCAAAGTTGACATAAAAAACTTACATTTACTTGGTTCACAAAAACTTACATTTACAGATGGGTAATCACATTTTTTCCTAAAAGAAGGTTAAACATTTCGGCCTCATACTAGCACTTTAAGAGAAAATGGTGAGATTTTTGCTTGAGCAGATCATAGCTTCCCACGGAGAATACCACTAGACCTAATGTCTGCTTGTAACGATCTGTAAGTTATAGGAGAAATTGTATATATCAAATTATATATATAAGCATGAACGTACGAGAAATTTTATGATATATGTATAACTTATACAGTACATAGTATCGTAAAAtatattttaaataaaaaaaattaaatgaaaaacataaaatgaaaatgaaaaatagaTAATAAATTCCTAAAGCACAAAACCACAAAACCCCAAAActccaaagcctttagtcccggttgatgtcaccaaccaggactaaaggtctccGTCACCCGACGCGCGCTGTCATCCACATGCAATGGCATTAGTTTTGGATCGTGGTCAACCTaaactaggggggggggggggggctttagtcccggttgcccgggactaatggcccttaccaaccgggactaatgccggtTTCTCCATTAGTATATGTAGATATATGTAGATACACACATCTGCAAATGTGCACAACCATAGTAATATTAAGATCGATATAAAGCAACAAAGCCACATGGTATACTTGGTAAGCTATCTTAAAATGAATCTAAATACAGAAGGCGATGagagaaaaataaatagcaattaTAGTAAATTAGATGGACCGCACAAGATATGAAAAAGCAACTCTGGATAGATACAAGTATTTTTACGCATTGACAAAATGGAAACACGACGTTGTTGGGTACACATGTAATATCATGTTTTATAGTATGTCCTTTAATTATCTGAATATACGAAGTGCAACGATGAATCAAAAGTGTGGGGCCTGACCCGGCATTCACGATTTGGTAGATTCATAGTTGTAAACGTATTTCTTTAAATTCGACAAAAAATCTTCCATAAAAAATATCTTATCTTACCTATTAATAAAACGCGTACTGCTTCTGTCGTCCATCTAGAGATTACCCAATGTGTTTGGTTCATCTAGAGATTGGTCCCTTTAAAAACACTAGATTGGTAGTAGCCCGAGTGGCTAGAGCTTTGAACTTTCCCAAGATACCCAGGTTTGATCCCTACCATCACCGAAGTTTTTTCATTTCTTGCTGACCTACATTAGAGCTACACTGTTGCAACTTCTGTACAATTTTTTAATATTTCTATTTTTGCAAATTCaaatatatatttaaatattTATATCTTTTAAATTCTAACTCTAAATTTCAGAAGTTATATATAAAATAGCTCTAAAAATATACAGTCTTCCAATATAATATTATCTTTCATGATAATT
This window encodes:
- the LOC123430153 gene encoding flowering-promoting factor 1-like protein 4, translating into MTGVWVFEDGIVRRADSEAPSRGGGSGGRPGKVLMHVPSGEVVTSYDVLERRLGELGWERYLNDPCLLQFHQRSTVHLISVPRDFARLKLVHMYDVVVKTRNVFEVRDA